A window of Etheostoma spectabile isolate EspeVRDwgs_2016 chromosome 18, UIUC_Espe_1.0, whole genome shotgun sequence contains these coding sequences:
- the LOC116706122 gene encoding uncharacterized protein LOC116706122, with amino-acid sequence MNVHYLEHDYCLVPEPGAVDNALDKTEDLEKKVDRLMRQVEELSVRQRFCLGRFAASDDDIRFYTRFMTYRHLMSFWKLIEPASHKMIRVTRARATTMRSEAETRDSTWGQSLQPIDEFFLFMIHLSVGQTQRDLSHRFNIHQSTVSRIITTWANFLYTILGSVRIWMSEEEVKAHLPNEFRDYPDTQVVIDCTELRCQTPSSLLLQSEVFSNYKSHCTFKGLIGMAPHGVVTFVSSLYAGSVSDKELFKQSGIVSLLKPGMAIMVDKGFLVDECVPCKVYRPAFLSKRKQLTADEVKKTQSIARLRVHVERLIRRVKEHKLFDTEIPLSITGSINQLYTVACLLVNYQNGPLVKAWAKD; translated from the exons ATGAATGTTCATTATCTGGAGCATGATTATTGTTTAGTCCCAGAACCCGGGGCAGTTGATAATGCACTGGACAAGACCGAAGATCTCGAAAAAAAGGTGGACCGACTAATGAGACAGGTGGAGGAGCTGTCAGTCCGTCAAAGATTTTGTTTGGGGCGATTTGCTGCTTCCGACGATGATATAAGGTTCTACACTag GTTCATGACTTACAGGCATTTAATGAGTTTCTGGAAACTCATTGAACCTGCATCCCACAAAATGATTCGTGTCACCAGAGCAAGAGCAACTACAATGAGGAGTGAAGCTGAAACAAGAGACAGTACAtgg GGTCAGTCCCTGCAGCCCATTGATGAGTTCTTCCTCTTCATGATCCACCTCTCAGTTGGCCAAACACAGCGGGATCTGTCCCACAGATTCAACATTCATCAGTCTACAGTTAGCCGAATTATTACAACCTGGGCCAATTTTTTGTACACCATTCTTGGCTCTGTTCGCATATGGATGTCTGAGGAGGAAGTCAAAGCGCATCTACCCAATGAGTTCCGGGACTACCCAGACACACAAGTGGTGATTGACTGCACGGAACTGCGTTGCCAAACTCCATCCTCTCTCCTGCTTCAAAGTGAAGTCTTCTCCAATTACAAGTCCCACTGCACGTTCAAGGGGTTAATCGGCATGGCACCACATGGTGTGGTCACCTTTGTGTCTTCCCTGTATGCAGGATCTGTCAGTGACAAGGAGCTTTTTAAGCAGTCTGGGATTGTGTCTCTGTTGAAACCTGGGATGGCAATAATGGTCGACAAAGGTTTTCTTGTTGATGAGTGTGTGCCATGCAAAGTCTACAGACCTGCTTTCCTGTCAAAAAGGAAACAGCTGACGGCTGATGAGGTAAAGAAGACACAGTCCATTGCTCGGCTGAGGGTCCACGTCGAGCGTCTCATCCGCAGGGTGAAGGAACACAAGCTGTTCGACACAGAAATCCCTCTTTCCATCACAGGGAGCATCAACCAGCTGTACACTGTTGCTTGCCTCCTTGTAAATTACCAGAATGGCCCCTTAGTAAAAGCATGGGCAAAGGATTAA
- the LOC116706114 gene encoding uncharacterized protein LOC116706114, which translates to MCNHIVALLYQTAHYSQLGISAVPPVHSCTETEQSWHKPRTMGVKPGPVNKMVVLSARPKERKLAEGLRSTLYKGVTSELPDLSVLQVAEAYKDYASTVAPPVTTIRMSHEDSLVDSAFGKVQYGSVLSYQQPAATTCNITHHQDAPPPPPLPLVGYSLDTSVCLFVHSKHGQPHMTSLAVTLDMAHKIEHATKEQSASHAWHSVRKPRVTASRFREVCHVRGQSSAEHLAERIYKGTRQTADMKRGLEMESAAIEEYCLLREVNYHTCGFLIHPDAPWLGASPDGIIFDPKEHHVFGLLEIKCPNVKSYVDCPYLKFHNGTPELKQQHAYFWQVQGQMLISGLDWCDFVVYAQDDMMIQRIYKDTRMFQIIREKADHFFLYFYLPRYLQM; encoded by the exons AtgtgcaaccacattgttgcacTACTCTACCAAACAGCCCACTACTCACAGCTTGGCATCAGTGCAGTTCCTCCAGTTCACAGCTGTACTGAAACGGAGCAGAGCTGGCATAAACCTAGAACAATG ggAGTCAAGCCAGGTCCTGTCAATAAAATGGTGGTTTTGTCTGCAAGACCCAAAGAGAGGAAGCTTGCTGAGGGTTTAAG gaGTACCCTTTACAAGGGTGTCACCAGTGAGCTGCCTGACCTCTCAGTCCTCCAAGTAGCAGAGGCATATAAGGACTACGCCAGTACTGTAGCTCCTCCAGTCACCACTATCAGGATGTCACATGAGGATTCTTTGGTGGATTCTGCCTTTGGTAAAGTTCAGTATGGAAGTGTGCTGTCATACCAGCAGCCAGCTGCAACAACATGCAACATTACTCACCATCAAGATGCCCCACCACCGCCACCTCTGCCACTAGTTGGTTACAGCCTTGACACatctgtttgcttgtttgtccATAGCAAACATGGACAACCACACATGACGTCACTGGCAGTAACCTTAGATATGGCTCACAAAATAGAGCATGCCACCAAAGAACAGAGTGCATCACATGCTTGGCACTCGGTCCGAAAACCCCGGGTAACAGCGTCACGTTTTAGGGAGGTTTGTCATGTGCGTGGACAGAGCTCGGCTGAACATCTGGCTGAAAGAATCTACAAAGGAACTCGCCAGACAGCAGATATGAAGAGAGGGCTTGAAATGGAATCTGCTGCAATTGAGGAATACTGCCTGCTGCGAGAGGTGAACTACCACACTTGTGGGTTCTTAATTCACCCCGATGCACCTTGGCTGGGGGCCTCTCCTGATGGGATTATTTTTGACCctaaagagcaccatgtttttggacttttggagataaaaTGTCCCAATGTCAAAAGTTACGTGGACTGTCCTTACCTTAAATTTCACAATGGCACACCAGAACTGAAACAACAGCATGCATACTTTTGGCAAGTTCAAGGACAAATGCTGATCTCAGGATTGGACTggtgtgattttgttgtttatgCACAGGATGACATGATGATCCAGCGCATATACAAAGACACCAGAATGTTTCAGATCATTCGAGAGAAAGCTGaccatttctttctttacttttacctGCCAAGATACCTACAgatgtaa
- the LOC116706123 gene encoding uncharacterized protein LOC116706123 isoform X2, translating into MDAKRLLELILLFVLHFQGNSGRDLFLNKRSGQDAVLSCTSESSSPPTCSIVEWFYYKDGGQAITEVRNGEVIESSARAARLSVTTDCSLVINNVTAEDAGLYFCRQGGDTNTDVNTYLSVLTISPSQPGADPNRDDDITLKCSLFKVRDVPCRENNIRWVDETGAELLGEGDGYRVLPQTACVSFLTVKRQSGRNRKYTCQFVDEQNSVKIEADYTLDPPPNQIYIIIGGVVGAVVVLVVIAGLIIYRKRANVTEDFPKPTQHPDEPESNLTYVTVNHANQQASTGKKVKEEKVMYCTVKCQKTEANEDPSNLYSNVRNLK; encoded by the exons ATGGACGCCAAACGTCTCCTGGAATTAATCCTTCTTTTTGTCCTCCACTTTCAAG GTAACAGTGGAAGAGATCTCTTTCTCAATAAGAGATCTGGACAAGATGCTGTTCTGTCCTGTACCTCTGAATCATCCTCTCCCCCAACATGCTCCATCGTTGAATGGTTTTACTACAAAGATGGAGGTCAGGCAATCACTGAGGTCAGGAATGGAGAAGTTATAGAGAGCTCTGCCCGAGCTGCCAGGCTGAGTGTGACCACTGACTGCTCTCTGGTCATTAACAACGTCACTGCTGAGGATGCTGGTCTTTACTTCTGTCGGCAGGGGGGGGACACTAACACTGATGTAAATACATATCTAAGTGTTCTGACAA tctctccGTCTCAACCAGGCGCTGATCCAAACAGGGATGATGACATCACATTGAAGTGCTCTCTGTTTAAAGTAAGAGACGTTCCTTGTCGAGAGAACAACATCCGCTGGGTGGATGAGACCGGAGCTGAGCTGCTTGGTGAAGGTGATGGGTACAGGGTCCTCCCACAGACGGCCTGTGTCTCCTTTCTGACTGTGAAGCGTCAGAGTGGCCGCAACAGGAAGTACACCTGCCAGTTTGTTGATGAGCAGAACAGTGTAAAGATAGAGGCCGACTACACACTTG ATCCTCCTCCTAATCAGATCTACATCATCATCGGGGGGGTGGTCGGGGCGGTGGTAGTGCTGGTCGTCATCGCTGGGCTCATCATATACAGGAAGAGAGCCAACGTGACAGAGG ATTTTCCGAAACCAACTCAACACCCT GACGAGCCAGAGAGCAATCTGACCTATGTCACTGTGAACCATGCTAATCAGCAGGCCTCTACTGGCAAAAAG GTCAAAGAGGAGAAGGTGATGTATTGTACAGTCAAATGTCAGAAGACAGAAGCAAATGAGGATCCCAGCAATCTCTACAGCAATGTCAGAAACCTGAAATAA
- the LOC116706123 gene encoding uncharacterized protein LOC116706123 isoform X1, giving the protein MYTLRKERRSSCCNAVVRMDAKRLLELILLFVLHFQGNSGRDLFLNKRSGQDAVLSCTSESSSPPTCSIVEWFYYKDGGQAITEVRNGEVIESSARAARLSVTTDCSLVINNVTAEDAGLYFCRQGGDTNTDVNTYLSVLTISPSQPGADPNRDDDITLKCSLFKVRDVPCRENNIRWVDETGAELLGEGDGYRVLPQTACVSFLTVKRQSGRNRKYTCQFVDEQNSVKIEADYTLDPPPNQIYIIIGGVVGAVVVLVVIAGLIIYRKRANVTEDFPKPTQHPDEPESNLTYVTVNHANQQASTGKKVKEEKVMYCTVKCQKTEANEDPSNLYSNVRNLK; this is encoded by the exons ATGTACACActgagaaaagagaggaggagtTCTTGTTGTAATGCTGTTGTT AGAATGGACGCCAAACGTCTCCTGGAATTAATCCTTCTTTTTGTCCTCCACTTTCAAG GTAACAGTGGAAGAGATCTCTTTCTCAATAAGAGATCTGGACAAGATGCTGTTCTGTCCTGTACCTCTGAATCATCCTCTCCCCCAACATGCTCCATCGTTGAATGGTTTTACTACAAAGATGGAGGTCAGGCAATCACTGAGGTCAGGAATGGAGAAGTTATAGAGAGCTCTGCCCGAGCTGCCAGGCTGAGTGTGACCACTGACTGCTCTCTGGTCATTAACAACGTCACTGCTGAGGATGCTGGTCTTTACTTCTGTCGGCAGGGGGGGGACACTAACACTGATGTAAATACATATCTAAGTGTTCTGACAA tctctccGTCTCAACCAGGCGCTGATCCAAACAGGGATGATGACATCACATTGAAGTGCTCTCTGTTTAAAGTAAGAGACGTTCCTTGTCGAGAGAACAACATCCGCTGGGTGGATGAGACCGGAGCTGAGCTGCTTGGTGAAGGTGATGGGTACAGGGTCCTCCCACAGACGGCCTGTGTCTCCTTTCTGACTGTGAAGCGTCAGAGTGGCCGCAACAGGAAGTACACCTGCCAGTTTGTTGATGAGCAGAACAGTGTAAAGATAGAGGCCGACTACACACTTG ATCCTCCTCCTAATCAGATCTACATCATCATCGGGGGGGTGGTCGGGGCGGTGGTAGTGCTGGTCGTCATCGCTGGGCTCATCATATACAGGAAGAGAGCCAACGTGACAGAGG ATTTTCCGAAACCAACTCAACACCCT GACGAGCCAGAGAGCAATCTGACCTATGTCACTGTGAACCATGCTAATCAGCAGGCCTCTACTGGCAAAAAG GTCAAAGAGGAGAAGGTGATGTATTGTACAGTCAAATGTCAGAAGACAGAAGCAAATGAGGATCCCAGCAATCTCTACAGCAATGTCAGAAACCTGAAATAA
- the LOC116706126 gene encoding uncharacterized protein LOC116706126 isoform X2, with the protein MLFQRMFLPRNPKRTFHHQPRRPDTERLTDHQLFAENTRRMAPLELILIFLLQFEGISGRDFFLYKRPRQDAVLSCTTESSSPPTCSIVEWFYNKDGVQAITVVRNGEVIESSARAARLRVTTDCSLVINNVTAEDVGQYTCRQGRDFNADVNTYLSVLTISPSQPGADPNRDDDITLKCSLLSRRDIPCRENSIRWVDETGAELLGEGDGYRVLQQTACVSFLTVKRQSGRNRKYTCQFVDEQNSVKIEADYTPDLTDPTGVSPLRYVMLMVRVAGLILMIVITVIVIRSKWNTKPLENDNNVNDGANVQYENVEAGPAAARPQ; encoded by the exons ATGTTATTTCAAAGGATGTTTTTACCCAGAAACCCAAAGAGGACGTTTCATCATCAGCCGCGCCGGCCGGACACAGAACGTCTCACAGATCATCAGCTGTTTGCAGAGAACACACGGAGAATGGCTCCACTGGAACTAATCCTCATTTTCCTGCTTCAGTTTGAAG GCATCAGTGGAAGAGATTTCTTTCTCTATAAGAGACCTAGACAAGATGCCGTTCTGTCCTGTACCACTGAATCATCCTCTCCCCCAACATGCTCCATCGTTGAATGGTTTTATAACAAAGATGGAGTTCAGGCAATCACTGTGGTCAGGAATGGAGAAGTTATAGAGAGCTCTGCCCGAGCTGCCAGGCTGAGGGTGACCACTGACTGCTCTCTGGTCATTAACAACGTCACTGCTGAGGATGTTGGTCAATACACCTGTCGGCAGGGGAGGGACTTTAACGCTGATGTAAATACATATCTAAGTGTTCTGACAA TTTCTCCGTCTCAACCAGGCGCTGATCCAAACAGGGATGATGACATCACATTGAAGTGCTCTCTGTTAAGTCGTAGAGATATTCCTTGTCGAGAGAACAGCATCCGCTGGGTGGATGAGACCGGAGCTGAGCTGCTTGGTGAAGGTGATGGGTACAGGGTCCTCCAACAGACGGCCTGTGTCTCCTTTCTGACTGTGAAGCGTCAGAGTGGCCGCAACAGGAAGTACACCTGCCAGTTTGTTGATGAGCAGAACAGTGTAAAGATAGAGGCCGACTACACACCTGACCTTACAG ATCCTACAGGTGTGTCTCCTCTGCGCTACGTCATGTTGATGGTGCGCGTTGCCGGACTGATCCTCATGATCGTTATCACCGTTATTGTGATCAGAAGCAAAT ggAACACAAAACCGCTCGAGAATGACAACAAT gTGAACGATGGCGCCAACGTCCAGTATGAAAACGTGGAAGCAGGTCCAGCAGCTGCTCGACCGCAGTGA
- the LOC116706126 gene encoding uncharacterized protein LOC116706126 isoform X1: MLFQRMFLPRNPKRTFHHQPRRPDTERLTDHQLFAENTRRMAPLELILIFLLQFEGISGRDFFLYKRPRQDAVLSCTTESSSPPTCSIVEWFYNKDGVQAITVVRNGEVIESSARAARLRVTTDCSLVINNVTAEDVGQYTCRQGRDFNADVNTYLSVLTISPSQPGADPNRDDDITLKCSLLSRRDIPCRENSIRWVDETGAELLGEGDGYRVLQQTACVSFLTVKRQSGRNRKYTCQFVDEQNSVKIEADYTPDLTGEITRNQTETSNPDPTGVSPLRYVMLMVRVAGLILMIVITVIVIRSKWNTKPLENDNNVNDGANVQYENVEAGPAAARPQ, from the exons ATGTTATTTCAAAGGATGTTTTTACCCAGAAACCCAAAGAGGACGTTTCATCATCAGCCGCGCCGGCCGGACACAGAACGTCTCACAGATCATCAGCTGTTTGCAGAGAACACACGGAGAATGGCTCCACTGGAACTAATCCTCATTTTCCTGCTTCAGTTTGAAG GCATCAGTGGAAGAGATTTCTTTCTCTATAAGAGACCTAGACAAGATGCCGTTCTGTCCTGTACCACTGAATCATCCTCTCCCCCAACATGCTCCATCGTTGAATGGTTTTATAACAAAGATGGAGTTCAGGCAATCACTGTGGTCAGGAATGGAGAAGTTATAGAGAGCTCTGCCCGAGCTGCCAGGCTGAGGGTGACCACTGACTGCTCTCTGGTCATTAACAACGTCACTGCTGAGGATGTTGGTCAATACACCTGTCGGCAGGGGAGGGACTTTAACGCTGATGTAAATACATATCTAAGTGTTCTGACAA TTTCTCCGTCTCAACCAGGCGCTGATCCAAACAGGGATGATGACATCACATTGAAGTGCTCTCTGTTAAGTCGTAGAGATATTCCTTGTCGAGAGAACAGCATCCGCTGGGTGGATGAGACCGGAGCTGAGCTGCTTGGTGAAGGTGATGGGTACAGGGTCCTCCAACAGACGGCCTGTGTCTCCTTTCTGACTGTGAAGCGTCAGAGTGGCCGCAACAGGAAGTACACCTGCCAGTTTGTTGATGAGCAGAACAGTGTAAAGATAGAGGCCGACTACACACCTGACCTTACAGGTGAGATAACACGTAATCAGACAGAAACATCTAACCCAG ATCCTACAGGTGTGTCTCCTCTGCGCTACGTCATGTTGATGGTGCGCGTTGCCGGACTGATCCTCATGATCGTTATCACCGTTATTGTGATCAGAAGCAAAT ggAACACAAAACCGCTCGAGAATGACAACAAT gTGAACGATGGCGCCAACGTCCAGTATGAAAACGTGGAAGCAGGTCCAGCAGCTGCTCGACCGCAGTGA